The Linepithema humile isolate Giens D197 chromosome 2, Lhum_UNIL_v1.0, whole genome shotgun sequence genome has a segment encoding these proteins:
- the LOC136998082 gene encoding stAR-related lipid transfer protein 13-like, whose amino-acid sequence MSPLPARDYCVLRSWRNDLPKGACVIVETSVQHPDAPVMLGGTRGIVLASRYLIEPCGSGKSRIMHLSRVDTKDCTPEWYNKSYGHITALHLSKIRNSFKHTTDGPESKV is encoded by the exons ATGAGCCCATTACCCGCCAGAGATTATTGCGTATTAAG atccTGGCGAAATGACCTTCCCAAAGGCGCTTGCGTCATTGTGGAAACATCCGTGCAACATCCAGACGCCCCTGTTATGCTCGGAGGGACTCGCGGCATCGTTCTGGCCTCTCGTTATCTTATCGAGCCGTGCGGCAGCGGCAAATCCCGCATTATGCATTTATCTAGAGTCGATACGAA GGATTGCACACCTGAATGGTACAACAAGAGCTACGGACACATTACTGCTCTTCATCTGAGCAAAATCCGTAATTCTTTCAAGCACACCACCGACGGGCCCGAGAGCAAGGTTTGA